The proteins below come from a single Dinghuibacter silviterrae genomic window:
- a CDS encoding TolC family protein, translating to MRTIFIFLAGILITAPAAKAQQKDSTLTLDEAIRIGVAHYALLTSKQHAADAAAADLQAAKKDGLPDVTLAAETAYGTLNGMNGLTSGENGLTTLTSGPATATQNWNAAFGSLFVTNVDWNLYSFGMQRAHVAAAAGQYEEDRLDFQQEVFQEKVRVAGAYLTLLAAQRVRRAMEDNLARAAGLRDVIVRRTAGGLNPGVDSSIADAEVSRARLSLIDAQNVEQAEASQLSTVLGIPTKSFRLDSTYATALPGELPGDSLDAHPLLLFLQSRVHTSDLVATYLQKTGLPRLNLFGVGQDRGSGFGADYATQPADYSTSLWQGIDPYRANYLVGIGLSWDITGLGRSRSRARAQRFRSMALSDDYDLERSRLSNQATLADKQLANALDKYREVPTQLKAAQDAYFQKEALYENGLTNIVDVTQTLYLLNRADIDREVSCNAVWQAILYKASATGDMTIFSSQKMNP from the coding sequence ATGCGCACCATCTTCATCTTTCTCGCGGGGATATTGATCACGGCCCCTGCTGCGAAAGCCCAACAAAAGGACAGCACCCTGACACTGGATGAAGCGATCCGGATAGGGGTCGCTCATTACGCGCTGCTGACCTCCAAACAACACGCCGCCGACGCGGCAGCCGCGGACCTGCAGGCGGCGAAAAAAGACGGGCTGCCGGACGTGACCCTGGCCGCCGAAACGGCTTATGGTACTTTAAACGGCATGAACGGCCTGACTTCCGGGGAAAACGGCCTGACCACGCTGACCTCTGGCCCGGCAACCGCCACGCAAAATTGGAACGCGGCGTTTGGCTCGCTGTTTGTCACCAACGTCGACTGGAACCTGTACTCCTTCGGGATGCAACGGGCGCACGTCGCCGCCGCTGCCGGGCAATACGAGGAGGACCGGCTGGACTTCCAACAGGAGGTTTTCCAGGAAAAGGTCAGGGTCGCCGGCGCTTATCTTACCCTGCTGGCTGCGCAACGTGTACGCCGGGCGATGGAGGACAACCTCGCCAGGGCAGCCGGGCTCAGGGACGTCATTGTCCGAAGAACGGCAGGCGGGCTGAATCCCGGCGTCGACTCTTCCATCGCGGACGCCGAGGTATCGAGGGCGCGTTTGTCGCTGATCGACGCCCAAAACGTCGAACAGGCCGAGGCCAGCCAGTTGTCGACCGTCCTAGGCATTCCCACAAAAAGCTTCCGGCTTGACAGCACTTATGCAACGGCCCTCCCAGGGGAACTGCCGGGGGACAGCCTGGACGCCCACCCCCTCCTCCTGTTCTTGCAAAGCCGGGTACACACCAGCGACCTCGTGGCGACCTATCTTCAAAAAACAGGGCTGCCCCGGCTGAACCTTTTTGGGGTCGGACAGGACAGGGGGTCCGGCTTTGGTGCGGATTACGCCACACAGCCTGCCGACTATTCGACTTCCCTTTGGCAAGGGATCGATCCGTACCGCGCCAACTACCTGGTCGGGATCGGCCTGAGCTGGGACATCACCGGCCTTGGCCGCTCCCGGTCGAGGGCCCGCGCGCAGCGGTTCCGGAGTATGGCCCTTTCCGACGACTATGACCTGGAACGGAGCAGGCTCTCGAACCAGGCGACCCTGGCTGATAAACAACTGGCCAATGCGCTGGACAAATACCGGGAGGTGCCCACCCAGCTCAAGGCGGCACAGGATGCCTATTTCCAAAAGGAAGCGTTGTATGAAAACGGCCTGACAAACATCGTCGACGTCACGCAAACCTTGTACCTCCTCAACCGGGCGGACATAGACCGGGAGGTTTCCTGCAACGCCGTTTGGCAGGCGATTCTGTACAAGGCCAGTGCGACCGGAGACATGACTATTTTTTCCTCCCAAAAAATGAACCCATGA
- a CDS encoding lipid A deacylase LpxR family protein produces MKPLLLALTISALFIGINNGKAQAPTHIFGVYWDDDFLNVQGKGTDNSYTSGERLEYFYTKNHPSRFFADRLMPKAGRHSTDIYGWSLMQVMYTPDNLLDPNFQPNDYPWSGAVFATHSLYSYNARRAFAYKTELTLGMMGPVSLAGPSQTMVHRTVHYKEPKGWSNQYGNAPLLNVSFAAEKKEWGWSDAVDIIGGTRVDAGTMLDGLTAYEILRVGKLDPYFNGFLNLTGRRSKGQFYFFLQPTGEAVAYNAILQGGLTSWKPSRVTTYGENGKMTETTASYHPISNFLFEGDFGWVVSLGNVTLTYTQKPSTAYMKGLYSHNVGNITLYIAW; encoded by the coding sequence ATGAAACCTCTTCTACTCGCTTTGACCATTTCGGCGCTTTTTATAGGAATAAACAACGGGAAAGCCCAAGCCCCCACCCACATTTTCGGTGTATACTGGGATGACGATTTTCTCAATGTCCAGGGCAAAGGGACGGACAATTCCTATACCAGCGGTGAACGCCTCGAATACTTTTACACAAAAAACCACCCCTCCCGGTTTTTCGCGGATCGTCTGATGCCAAAAGCCGGGCGACACAGCACGGATATCTACGGATGGTCTTTGATGCAGGTGATGTACACACCCGACAATCTCCTTGATCCTAACTTTCAACCCAACGACTATCCATGGTCCGGCGCTGTGTTTGCTACCCATTCCCTTTATTCTTACAATGCCCGGCGTGCGTTTGCGTATAAAACGGAGCTCACGCTGGGGATGATGGGGCCTGTATCCCTGGCAGGACCGTCCCAAACCATGGTGCACCGGACGGTCCACTATAAGGAACCCAAGGGCTGGTCGAACCAATATGGCAACGCCCCCTTGCTGAACGTAAGCTTTGCCGCGGAGAAAAAGGAATGGGGGTGGAGCGATGCCGTGGATATTATCGGCGGTACAAGGGTGGACGCCGGCACCATGCTGGATGGGCTTACCGCTTATGAAATCCTGCGCGTGGGAAAGCTAGATCCCTACTTCAATGGTTTTCTCAACCTGACCGGCCGCCGGAGCAAGGGCCAGTTCTATTTTTTCCTCCAACCTACCGGCGAGGCCGTAGCCTATAACGCCATTTTACAAGGTGGATTGACCTCCTGGAAGCCTTCCCGGGTAACGACCTACGGGGAGAACGGGAAAATGACGGAAACCACCGCCTCCTACCATCCCATCAGCAACTTCCTGTTTGAAGGGGACTTTGGCTGGGTGGTATCTCTTGGAAACGTCACCCTCACGTATACCCAAAAACCCAGCACCGCTTACATGAAGGGGTTGTATAGCCACAACGTGGGGAATATTACCCTTTATATAGCATGGTAA
- a CDS encoding carboxymuconolactone decarboxylase family protein, whose protein sequence is MKETFTVPARAEVSVHNQAIFDKLQKGLGFVPNLYAYFAKNDTALGDYLAFQNRKSTLDAKEREVVNLVTSQINGCRYCQSAHTVVGRMAGFTDGQILDIRKGTAPFDPKLDALAKFTASVVKNKGRVAVDDFFAAGYTEANLVDVVIAIGDKIISNYLHNLTELPIDFPLAVEL, encoded by the coding sequence ATGAAGGAAACATTTACTGTCCCGGCCCGGGCGGAAGTATCGGTCCACAACCAGGCGATCTTCGATAAGCTCCAAAAGGGACTTGGTTTCGTCCCCAACTTATACGCCTATTTCGCTAAAAACGACACGGCGCTGGGAGACTACCTGGCGTTTCAAAACCGGAAAAGCACCCTTGATGCCAAAGAAAGAGAAGTCGTCAACCTCGTCACCAGCCAGATCAACGGATGCCGTTATTGCCAGTCGGCGCATACGGTAGTCGGGCGAATGGCCGGCTTCACCGACGGGCAAATCCTGGACATACGAAAAGGCACCGCCCCCTTCGATCCAAAACTGGACGCACTGGCCAAATTCACGGCGTCCGTGGTGAAAAACAAAGGACGCGTTGCCGTCGATGATTTTTTTGCCGCCGGCTACACGGAGGCGAACCTGGTCGATGTCGTTATCGCCATAGGGGACAAGATCATCAGCAATTACCTGCACAACCTTACAGAACTTCCCATCGACTTTCCGCTGGCGGTAGAACTATAA
- a CDS encoding efflux RND transporter permease subunit produces the protein MNLISSALRKPISVIVLVASLLIFGLIAVTQINIDIFPSLDIPTIYVSQPYGGMSPQQMEGFVATNYQNLYLYVSGIKTIQTNNIQGLSMLKLSFYSGTNMAQAAAEVTSLTNRAFAEMPPGTPPPIIIRFDASTLPVGQLTLSSPTRTGNELQDLASVWVRPGFSQVPGLSSPPPIGGNVRTVVIKADPGLMRSHNVTPDQITAAIQDNSHISPAGTISIGNTSYLTPTNTVLPSIPDFGRIPLLYQNGATIYIKDVATVEDGADITTGFAYINGKRSIYIPIIKNANASTWSVVQGLKAAIPRMQSLLPPDVQLKYVFDQSVYVIDSVRSLIMEGCIGALLTSLMVLLFLRDPRSALIVVLNIPLSVITSTLLLKLFGQTINIMTLGGLALAIGILVDESTVTIENVHRHQEMGKSRARAVADACHEIALPKLLILLATLAVFAPAFFMTGVPQGMFLPLSMAVGFAMIPAYLLSQTLVPVLSNWILKDKHVTAKGPGAFDRFKDRCLRLVEKAMRHSRAVIAGYFVVSLGLAGLTASLIGKDILPAPNDGQFQLRLRAPEGTRLEQTEATLLKAQEVLYQVVGGKQNVDIISAFAGQQPPSFPTLPIILFTSGSNEILMQVGMKPSYKEDVGELEERYRNALHKAMPEVTLSYEPINLTDKIMSQGASTPIEVAVMGPDLNASQAYAQKLETALAKVPFLRDVALKEQLHNPAVQIDIDRDKVKQFGLTMTDVSNSLTEATSSSRYTQKMLWLDQRNANSYEVQVEVPQTAIGSVSDLAAIPVRPDQPRPVLGDVATLTQSQVVGEYDRQGATRFLLIGANIYRKDLGTAATAVRQAIRSVGPPPRGVSVETRGLTDLLTQTLGSLQTGLIITVVVLLLMLAANYQSFPLSLAVLSAVPAVLTGSLLLLLATGSTLNLQSYMGIIMSVGVSVANAILLVTNAEEIRKTGADAAEAALRAIGLRLRPILMTSISMIVGMIPMASGWGEGAQSAPLGRAVIGGLAASTIASILFLPLIFYRVRRKASLASVSLDPDDNHSIHFEPAKH, from the coding sequence ATGAACCTGATCTCCTCTGCGTTGCGGAAGCCCATCTCCGTCATCGTGCTGGTCGCCAGCCTGCTCATTTTCGGGCTGATCGCGGTCACGCAGATCAACATCGACATCTTTCCGTCTCTGGACATCCCTACGATCTATGTATCTCAGCCTTATGGCGGCATGTCTCCCCAGCAAATGGAAGGATTTGTCGCAACGAACTACCAGAACCTTTACCTGTATGTGAGCGGGATCAAAACCATCCAGACGAACAACATCCAGGGGCTGAGCATGCTCAAGCTGAGTTTTTACAGCGGCACCAACATGGCCCAGGCGGCGGCGGAAGTCACGTCACTGACCAACAGGGCCTTTGCCGAAATGCCGCCGGGAACACCGCCGCCCATTATCATCCGCTTTGACGCCTCCACCTTGCCGGTGGGGCAACTCACGCTGAGCAGCCCTACGCGGACGGGCAACGAGCTCCAGGACCTGGCCAGCGTGTGGGTGCGTCCGGGGTTCTCCCAGGTGCCCGGGTTGTCTTCCCCTCCGCCGATCGGCGGGAACGTGCGGACCGTGGTGATCAAGGCAGACCCCGGACTTATGAGGAGTCATAACGTTACGCCCGACCAGATCACCGCCGCCATCCAGGACAACAGCCATATATCCCCCGCGGGGACCATCAGCATCGGGAACACGAGTTACCTGACGCCCACCAATACGGTGCTCCCGTCGATCCCTGATTTTGGCCGCATACCCCTGTTGTATCAAAACGGCGCCACGATCTATATCAAAGACGTGGCGACGGTGGAGGATGGGGCCGACATCACCACTGGTTTTGCGTACATCAACGGGAAGCGGTCCATCTATATTCCGATCATCAAAAACGCCAACGCCAGTACCTGGTCTGTCGTGCAAGGACTAAAGGCTGCTATTCCCCGGATGCAAAGCCTCCTGCCTCCGGATGTGCAACTGAAATACGTGTTTGACCAGTCCGTGTATGTCATCGACTCCGTGCGGAGCCTGATCATGGAAGGATGTATCGGCGCGCTGCTGACCTCGCTGATGGTGCTTCTTTTCCTGCGGGACCCACGGAGCGCTTTGATCGTCGTCCTCAACATCCCCTTGTCCGTGATCACCAGCACCTTGTTGTTAAAGCTCTTTGGACAAACCATCAACATCATGACCCTCGGTGGCCTGGCGCTGGCCATCGGCATCCTGGTGGACGAATCCACGGTAACTATAGAGAACGTCCACCGGCACCAGGAAATGGGCAAATCAAGGGCGAGGGCCGTGGCCGACGCCTGTCACGAAATCGCCCTGCCGAAGTTGCTCATCCTGCTCGCTACCCTGGCGGTCTTCGCCCCTGCCTTTTTCATGACCGGTGTCCCACAGGGGATGTTTCTGCCCCTGTCCATGGCCGTTGGGTTTGCCATGATCCCGGCTTATTTGCTGTCCCAAACGCTGGTGCCCGTTTTGTCCAACTGGATTTTAAAAGACAAACACGTTACCGCCAAGGGACCGGGTGCGTTTGACCGCTTCAAGGATCGCTGTCTCCGGCTTGTGGAAAAAGCCATGCGGCACAGCCGGGCGGTCATCGCCGGTTATTTTGTGGTGTCGCTGGGGCTTGCCGGTCTGACGGCGTCCCTGATCGGGAAGGATATTTTGCCTGCGCCCAACGACGGCCAGTTCCAGCTAAGGCTCCGCGCACCTGAAGGAACCCGGCTGGAGCAAACCGAGGCCACCTTGCTCAAGGCCCAGGAGGTTCTTTACCAGGTGGTGGGCGGGAAGCAAAACGTGGACATTATTTCCGCGTTTGCGGGCCAGCAACCCCCTTCTTTCCCTACGCTGCCGATCATCCTGTTTACCAGCGGTTCCAACGAAATCCTGATGCAGGTCGGCATGAAACCCTCTTACAAAGAAGACGTGGGCGAACTGGAAGAACGCTACCGGAACGCCCTGCACAAGGCCATGCCGGAGGTCACTTTATCCTACGAGCCTATCAACCTCACCGACAAAATCATGAGCCAGGGAGCTTCCACCCCGATCGAAGTCGCCGTGATGGGACCCGACCTCAACGCCAGCCAGGCTTATGCGCAGAAACTGGAGACGGCGCTCGCGAAGGTGCCGTTTCTGCGGGACGTCGCGCTAAAGGAACAGCTCCACAATCCCGCGGTACAAATCGACATCGACCGCGACAAGGTCAAACAGTTCGGACTCACTATGACCGACGTATCCAATTCCCTGACGGAGGCGACTTCTTCCAGCCGGTATACCCAAAAGATGCTTTGGCTCGACCAAAGGAATGCCAATTCCTATGAAGTCCAAGTCGAGGTACCGCAGACGGCCATCGGCAGCGTAAGCGACCTGGCCGCCATCCCCGTCCGTCCCGATCAACCACGCCCGGTGCTGGGTGACGTCGCGACCTTGACGCAAAGCCAGGTCGTCGGCGAATACGACCGCCAGGGCGCGACCCGGTTCTTGTTGATCGGCGCCAATATCTACCGGAAGGACCTGGGCACGGCGGCCACCGCTGTGCGCCAGGCCATCCGGTCCGTGGGTCCGCCGCCCCGGGGCGTATCCGTCGAAACCCGCGGGCTTACCGACCTCCTGACCCAGACCCTGGGCAGCCTGCAAACGGGGCTGATCATTACCGTGGTGGTCCTGTTGCTGATGCTCGCGGCCAACTACCAGTCCTTCCCCTTGTCGCTGGCTGTCCTTTCGGCCGTACCCGCCGTGCTCACGGGGTCCCTGCTGCTGCTGCTGGCCACCGGTTCCACCCTCAACCTCCAATCCTACATGGGCATCATCATGTCCGTGGGCGTTTCGGTCGCGAATGCCATCTTACTCGTGACCAATGCCGAGGAGATCCGGAAGACCGGGGCCGACGCCGCCGAGGCGGCCCTTCGCGCCATCGGCTTGCGTCTCCGGCCCATCCTGATGACCAGCATCAGCATGATCGTGGGTATGATCCCCATGGCTTCCGGTTGGGGAGAGGGCGCCCAAAGCGCACCCCTCGGTCGCGCCGTCATCGGCGGTCTGGCCGCCTCTACCATTGCTTCCATCCTTTTTCTACCGCTGATCTTTTACCGGGTAAGACGGAAAGCGTCCCTGGCGTCTGTTTCGCTCGACCCCGATGACAACCATAGTATTCATTTCGAACCTGCAAAACATTAA
- a CDS encoding hybrid sensor histidine kinase/response regulator: protein MASNKFIYVILGAFFASALLLIVLQYNSRLGIRALIDGNERLMAELRAGNALRQAERDILSTESRIRAAAATGDTSYLAGTDELVAEAEANLDTLRRTFGGDGAAGVGGAGADGDRTATDGDSVRAYLDRLALLGAAKARWRDDVLVTLRRQGRVSLTANRDSNQVDALTGNIYRSREQRLARLEAGIRADGKRVQRLETLLVAVGLLSGALFFWFIINRIRYQNRSIRRLDASEKKVQETARIKENFLANMSHEIRTPLNAILGFTYLLKNRNTDPAQAEFIRTIEQSGENLLAIVGDILDISKIEAGMIRIESAPFGLRDLLQSVVVLFRARAEEKGIALEPDTDPSLPDVYVGDAMRLTQILVNLVGNAVKFTEKGSITLRVSGARGDGDGARSDGTALTFTVSDTGIGIPPEHLSAVFDRFTQADASITRRFGGTGLGLSIVRDLVELQGGHITVDSQPGRGTTFTFTIGYALPSGPVSGVVKEAPAARLEGIRLLVVEDNAMNQSLLRHVLTDWKLSFDLVGSGEQALEALVEKTYTLILMDIQMPGLDGYATTRQIRERLHLRLPVIAMTAHAMAGEREKCVAAGMDGYITKPLDVAELYRLILRFSDAPVYSYIDLRYMKQVSNGNKAYEKSVTRQFIEGVPRDLDTLEQAYSAGDIALLKRTAHDMRNSLGVMGLAGRLQDVLDGLEYGPAGSPTGAAEYGPATAARIEALRAVCLPAVQEARHFYETL from the coding sequence ATGGCCAGCAACAAATTTATTTATGTCATATTGGGAGCTTTTTTTGCCAGCGCCCTTCTCCTGATTGTCCTCCAGTACAATTCGAGGCTAGGCATCCGCGCCCTGATCGACGGCAACGAGCGGCTGATGGCCGAGCTTCGCGCCGGCAACGCCCTCCGTCAGGCGGAGCGTGACATCCTGTCGACCGAAAGCAGGATCCGCGCCGCGGCGGCCACCGGGGATACGAGCTACCTGGCCGGTACGGACGAGTTGGTGGCGGAGGCGGAAGCCAACCTGGATACGCTGCGGCGGACCTTCGGAGGCGATGGCGCCGCGGGAGTGGGCGGCGCCGGGGCTGATGGCGACCGCACCGCCACGGACGGCGACAGCGTCCGCGCCTACCTCGACCGCCTGGCCCTCTTAGGGGCCGCCAAAGCCCGTTGGCGGGACGACGTCTTGGTTACCCTGCGCCGTCAGGGCCGTGTCTCGCTCACAGCCAACCGCGATTCCAACCAGGTCGACGCCCTGACGGGTAACATATACAGAAGCCGCGAGCAACGCCTTGCCCGGCTGGAAGCGGGCATCCGTGCGGACGGGAAACGGGTCCAGCGGCTGGAAACCCTGCTCGTGGCCGTAGGGTTGCTCAGCGGGGCCCTTTTCTTCTGGTTTATCATCAACCGCATCCGCTACCAAAACCGGTCGATCCGCCGCCTGGATGCCTCCGAGAAAAAGGTCCAGGAAACCGCGAGGATCAAGGAAAACTTCCTGGCCAATATGAGCCACGAAATCCGCACGCCCCTGAACGCCATCTTAGGTTTTACCTACCTGCTCAAAAACCGGAACACGGATCCGGCCCAGGCGGAATTCATCCGCACCATCGAACAATCGGGTGAAAACCTGCTGGCGATCGTGGGGGACATCCTGGACATTTCAAAGATCGAGGCGGGCATGATCCGCATCGAATCGGCCCCTTTTGGTCTCCGGGATCTTTTGCAGTCGGTCGTCGTTTTGTTCAGGGCGCGGGCGGAAGAAAAAGGCATTGCCCTCGAACCCGACACGGACCCTTCCTTACCGGACGTATACGTGGGGGACGCGATGCGCCTGACGCAGATCCTCGTCAACCTGGTGGGGAATGCGGTCAAGTTCACGGAAAAGGGGAGCATCACGCTCCGCGTGAGCGGGGCGCGGGGCGATGGTGACGGCGCGCGGAGCGACGGCACTGCGCTGACCTTCACCGTCAGCGACACCGGCATCGGTATCCCACCCGAACATTTATCCGCGGTTTTCGACCGCTTCACCCAGGCGGACGCCTCCATTACCCGCCGGTTTGGCGGAACGGGGCTGGGGCTCTCCATTGTCAGGGACCTGGTGGAGTTGCAGGGCGGGCATATCACCGTGGACAGTCAGCCCGGCAGGGGCACGACCTTTACCTTTACGATCGGTTATGCCTTGCCGTCAGGTCCCGTATCCGGCGTAGTGAAGGAGGCGCCCGCTGCCAGGTTGGAAGGTATACGCCTGCTGGTCGTGGAGGACAACGCGATGAACCAAAGCCTGCTGCGGCATGTGCTGACAGACTGGAAGCTTTCCTTCGACCTGGTGGGAAGCGGCGAGCAGGCCCTGGAAGCCTTGGTTGAGAAAACATACACCCTCATCCTTATGGACATCCAAATGCCGGGTTTGGACGGCTACGCCACGACACGCCAGATCCGGGAACGGTTGCACCTTCGTCTGCCCGTGATTGCGATGACAGCGCACGCGATGGCGGGGGAGCGGGAAAAGTGTGTGGCCGCGGGTATGGACGGGTATATCACCAAACCCCTGGACGTGGCGGAGCTCTACCGGCTGATCCTGCGCTTCTCGGATGCGCCGGTATATTCCTATATCGACCTGCGCTACATGAAGCAGGTCAGCAACGGGAACAAGGCGTATGAGAAAAGCGTAACCCGCCAGTTCATCGAGGGGGTCCCCAGGGACCTCGACACGCTGGAGCAGGCGTATAGCGCGGGCGACATCGCCCTGCTGAAAAGAACCGCCCACGATATGCGGAACAGCCTCGGCGTCATGGGGCTCGCTGGACGGCTGCAGGACGTCCTGGACGGCCTGGAGTACGGCCCGGCGGGCAGCCCAACGGGAGCCGCGGAATACGGGCCCGCCACTGCCGCGCGCATCGAGGCCCTCCGGGCCGTCTGCCTCCCCGCCGTGCAAGAGGCGCGGCACTTCTACGAAACACTTTAG
- a CDS encoding AraC family transcriptional regulator → MELSVKLYCENVKASIIHQCSFHQIVERYGSKYDLFYVIHSTEIRSNLSDIPFKTDDAELIYVHRGELTIRHDLKTYTLPAGALLVKARNATVQHLGLSEDGEFSILGFTPDLAGGPGAPIRQMEALAVLAAKSPVLALEKNGTIEALLSLLKEKGSRKEKPAFYDQTVRHAFNLLILEITSSTRSEATGPTLTLGRKEHLTNQFMNLLRDHVRVHRQVNYYADILYVTPKYLSQTVKEVTGKTSGELIDEMVVAEAKALLDDPSVTVGHVADELNFSDQFFFSKYFKRQTGLSPLSYRTLN, encoded by the coding sequence ATGGAACTTAGCGTAAAATTATACTGCGAGAACGTCAAAGCAAGCATCATCCACCAGTGTAGCTTCCATCAGATTGTGGAGCGCTATGGCTCAAAATATGATCTTTTCTACGTGATCCACTCCACGGAGATCCGGTCGAACCTTTCGGATATACCTTTTAAGACAGACGATGCGGAACTGATCTATGTCCACCGGGGCGAGCTGACCATCCGGCATGACTTGAAAACGTACACCCTTCCCGCCGGGGCGTTGCTGGTAAAGGCCCGGAATGCGACGGTCCAGCATTTGGGACTTTCGGAAGACGGTGAATTCAGCATCCTGGGATTTACCCCGGACCTGGCGGGTGGGCCCGGTGCACCGATCAGGCAAATGGAGGCCCTCGCCGTCCTTGCCGCCAAAAGTCCCGTATTAGCCCTGGAAAAAAATGGGACCATAGAGGCTTTGTTGTCCCTTCTCAAAGAAAAAGGAAGCCGGAAAGAAAAGCCGGCGTTTTATGACCAGACAGTCCGGCACGCCTTCAACCTGTTGATCCTGGAAATCACCTCGTCCACCCGGAGTGAAGCGACCGGTCCTACGCTGACCCTCGGCCGTAAGGAGCACCTCACCAACCAGTTCATGAATTTGCTGCGCGACCATGTCCGGGTACACAGACAGGTCAATTACTACGCAGACATTTTATATGTGACCCCCAAATATCTTTCCCAGACCGTCAAGGAAGTAACGGGAAAAACATCCGGCGAGCTCATCGATGAAATGGTGGTCGCGGAGGCGAAAGCCTTGCTCGACGATCCATCCGTCACCGTTGGCCACGTCGCCGATGAGTTGAATTTCAGCGACCAGTTCTTTTTTAGCAAATATTTCAAAAGGCAGACGGGTTTATCGCCCCTCAGCTATAGAACTTTAAATTAA
- a CDS encoding LytR/AlgR family response regulator transcription factor: MNALIIDDNRIARETLRQLATQVADLTVAAECASAMEAYNFLRKGQADLLLLDIEMPGMTGLELTETLGDKRPVIVFVTSKRDYAVEAYELNVADYLVKPVLPARFVRAIDRVREVLNSNREETSVQEDEFVFIRDGGVMRRLKLDHILYAEAMGDYVKLHTPERFYAAHTTLKNLEERLPAHRFLRVHRSYIVAVDKIDTLQDGALVINGKAVPVADAYRNTLNGRMNIL; the protein is encoded by the coding sequence GTGAACGCGCTGATCATAGACGACAACCGCATTGCCCGGGAAACCCTGCGGCAACTGGCTACACAGGTCGCGGACCTTACGGTCGCCGCGGAATGTGCCAGCGCCATGGAGGCCTATAACTTCCTCCGGAAGGGCCAGGCCGATCTTTTGTTGCTGGACATCGAGATGCCGGGAATGACGGGACTGGAGCTCACAGAGACACTGGGGGACAAGCGCCCGGTCATCGTCTTCGTCACCTCCAAGCGGGACTATGCGGTCGAAGCTTATGAACTGAACGTGGCCGACTATCTTGTCAAGCCCGTCCTGCCCGCGCGGTTTGTACGCGCGATCGATCGCGTCCGGGAGGTCCTGAACAGCAACCGGGAGGAGACCAGCGTACAGGAGGATGAATTTGTTTTTATCCGGGACGGAGGCGTGATGCGGCGGCTAAAGCTGGACCATATCCTGTACGCGGAAGCCATGGGCGACTACGTAAAGCTGCATACCCCGGAAAGGTTTTACGCAGCGCACACCACCCTGAAAAACCTGGAGGAGCGTTTGCCCGCCCATCGATTCCTCCGTGTCCATCGCTCCTATATCGTGGCGGTGGACAAGATAGATACCCTTCAGGACGGTGCCCTGGTCATCAACGGCAAAGCCGTACCGGTGGCCGACGCTTACCGCAACACCCTGAACGGCCGGATGAACATCCTGTAA
- a CDS encoding Crp/Fnr family transcriptional regulator — MNAIAVYVSRFVELTPDELTQFTEAFREVRIVKRQFLVQPGFIARSRYFVLKGALRGYVVGDEGQDHTIQFETFFRMLAERSTAYMQRRIISNLTESAPERYDRFLEKYPHVVQRLPQYALASYLGMTTEFLSKIRNRKVKRK, encoded by the coding sequence ATGAATGCCATCGCTGTATATGTGAGCCGGTTCGTCGAGCTCACGCCCGATGAGTTGACGCAATTCACCGAGGCTTTCCGGGAAGTCCGGATCGTAAAACGGCAATTCCTCGTTCAACCCGGATTCATCGCCCGGAGCAGGTACTTCGTGTTGAAAGGCGCCCTGAGGGGCTACGTGGTCGGTGACGAGGGACAGGACCATACCATCCAGTTCGAAACCTTTTTCAGGATGCTGGCCGAACGCTCCACCGCATATATGCAACGGAGGATTATTTCCAACCTTACCGAATCCGCTCCGGAGCGTTACGACCGTTTCCTGGAAAAATACCCCCACGTCGTCCAGCGGCTTCCTCAATACGCCCTGGCCTCGTACCTGGGCATGACCACGGAGTTCCTGTCCAAGATCCGCAACCGGAAGGTGAAGCGGAAATAA